Proteins from one Salmonella bongori NCTC 12419 genomic window:
- the moaC gene encoding cyclic pyranopterin monophosphate synthase MoaC yields MSQLTHINAAGEAHMVDVSAKADTVREARAEAFITMRSETLAMIIDGKHHKGDVFATARIAGIQAAKRTWELIPLCHPLLLSKVEVQLQAEPEHNRVRIESLCRLTGKTGVEMEALTAASVAALTIYDMCKAVQKNMVIGPVRLLAKSGGKSGDFKVDAHD; encoded by the coding sequence ATGTCGCAATTAACCCATATCAATGCCGCTGGCGAAGCACACATGGTGGATGTTTCCGCTAAAGCGGACACGGTTCGTGAAGCGCGGGCGGAAGCATTTATTACTATGCGTAGTGAAACGCTGGCCATGATTATTGACGGTAAACATCACAAGGGCGATGTTTTCGCGACCGCTCGTATTGCCGGTATTCAGGCAGCCAAACGTACCTGGGAGCTTATCCCTCTATGCCATCCGCTGTTGCTCAGTAAAGTAGAGGTGCAGCTTCAGGCCGAGCCGGAGCATAATCGGGTGCGTATTGAGTCTCTGTGCCGCCTGACCGGCAAAACGGGCGTCGAAATGGAAGCGTTAACTGCGGCGTCCGTTGCGGCATTAACGATCTACGACATGTGCAAAGCAGTACAAAAAAATATGGTCATTGGCCCGGTGCGTCTACTGGCGAAAAGCGGTGGTAAGTCGGGAGACTTTAAGGTGGATGCGCATGATTAA
- the moaD gene encoding molybdopterin synthase sulfur carrier subunit, whose amino-acid sequence MIKVLFFAQVRELTGTDALDVPADFSTVEALRQHLAAKSDRWALALEDGKLLAAVNQTLVSFDHPLAAGDEVAFFPPVTGG is encoded by the coding sequence ATGATTAAGGTGCTTTTCTTTGCTCAGGTTCGCGAGCTTACAGGAACCGATGCGCTGGATGTTCCGGCAGATTTTTCCACCGTTGAGGCATTGCGACAGCATCTGGCGGCAAAGAGTGATCGTTGGGCGTTAGCGCTGGAAGACGGGAAACTGCTGGCGGCGGTCAATCAGACGCTGGTGAGTTTTGACCATCCGCTGGCGGCGGGCGATGAAGTGGCGTTTTTCCCGCCGGTAACGGGAGGCTGA
- the moaB gene encoding molybdenum cofactor biosynthesis protein B, with protein sequence MSQVSAEFIPTRMAILTVSNRRGEEDDTSGHYLRDSAQEAGHVVVDKAIVKENRYAIRAQVSAWIASDEVQVVLITGGTGLTEGDQAPEALLPLFDREVEGFGEVFRMLSFEEIGTATLQSRAVAGVANKTLIFAMPGSTKACQTAWENIIAPQLDARTRPCNFHPHLKK encoded by the coding sequence ATGAGTCAGGTAAGCGCTGAATTTATCCCGACCCGCATGGCTATTCTTACCGTCTCTAATCGCCGCGGCGAAGAAGACGATACCTCCGGCCATTATCTGCGTGATTCAGCGCAGGAGGCAGGGCACGTGGTGGTGGATAAAGCCATCGTTAAAGAGAACCGTTACGCCATTCGTGCCCAGGTTTCCGCGTGGATTGCCAGCGATGAGGTACAAGTCGTATTGATTACCGGCGGGACCGGTCTGACTGAAGGCGATCAGGCGCCGGAAGCGCTGCTGCCGCTCTTCGATCGCGAAGTGGAAGGGTTTGGCGAAGTGTTCCGTATGCTTTCATTTGAAGAGATCGGCACTGCAACCCTGCAGTCGCGCGCGGTAGCTGGCGTGGCGAACAAAACCCTGATTTTTGCCATGCCGGGTTCCACAAAAGCGTGCCAAACCGCGTGGGAAAATATCATTGCGCCGCAGCTGGATGCCCGTACGCGTCCGTGTAATTTTCATCCTCATTTGAAGAAATAA
- the moaE gene encoding molybdopterin synthase catalytic subunit MoaE produces MTETRIVVGAAPFSVGDEYPWLAARDEDGAVVTFTGKVRNHNLGDSVKALTLEHYPGMTEKALAEIIAKARSRWPLGRVTVIHRIGELWPGDEIVFVGVTSAHRSSAFDAGQFIMDYLKTRAPFWKREATPEGERWVEARDSDQQAVKRW; encoded by the coding sequence ATGACTGAAACGCGAATTGTGGTTGGTGCTGCGCCGTTTAGTGTCGGGGATGAATATCCCTGGCTGGCGGCGCGCGACGAAGACGGTGCGGTTGTCACTTTTACCGGCAAAGTGCGTAATCATAACCTCGGCGATAGTGTTAAAGCGCTGACGCTGGAACATTATCCGGGCATGACAGAGAAAGCGTTGGCGGAGATTATCGCAAAGGCGCGTTCCCGCTGGCCGCTGGGTCGGGTAACCGTTATTCATCGTATTGGCGAATTATGGCCGGGTGATGAAATTGTTTTCGTCGGCGTAACCAGCGCGCACCGCAGTAGCGCGTTCGACGCGGGTCAGTTCATTATGGATTATCTGAAAACCCGCGCGCCTTTTTGGAAACGTGAAGCGACGCCGGAAGGCGAGCGCTGGGTCGAAGCGCGCGACAGTGACCAGCAGGCGGTAAAACGTTGGTAG
- the moaA gene encoding GTP 3',8-cyclase MoaA — translation MASQLTDAFARKFYYLRLSITDVCNFRCTYCLPEGYKPGGVTNNGFLTVDEIRRVTRAFASLGTEKVRLTGGEPSLRRDFTDIIAAVGENKAIRQIAVTTNGYRLARDAAHWREAGLTGINVSVDSLDARQFHAITGQDKFRQVMAGIDAAFDAGFEKVKVNTVLMRDVNHHQLDTFLAWIQSRPIQLRFIELMETGEGSELFRKHHISGQVLRDELLRRGWIHQIRQRSDGPAQVFCHPDYAGEIGLIMPYEKDFCATCNRLRVSSIGKLHLCLFGEGGVSLRDLLQDDAQQYALEERISGALLEKKQTHFLHQSNTGITQNLSYIGG, via the coding sequence CTTGCCGGAGGGCTATAAGCCCGGCGGAGTTACCAACAACGGTTTCCTTACCGTCGATGAAATTCGTCGCGTTACGCGTGCCTTTGCCAGTCTTGGCACGGAAAAGGTGCGCCTCACCGGCGGAGAGCCTTCGCTGCGCCGGGATTTTACCGACATCATCGCCGCTGTAGGTGAAAATAAAGCGATCCGTCAGATTGCGGTGACGACCAATGGATACCGACTGGCGCGCGATGCCGCACACTGGCGCGAAGCAGGTTTGACAGGCATTAATGTCAGCGTCGATAGCCTGGATGCGCGTCAGTTCCATGCGATTACCGGACAGGATAAATTCCGTCAGGTGATGGCCGGGATTGATGCCGCCTTTGATGCTGGTTTCGAAAAGGTGAAAGTCAACACCGTACTGATGCGCGATGTGAACCACCATCAGCTTGACACTTTCCTTGCCTGGATTCAGTCTCGCCCCATTCAGCTACGCTTTATTGAACTTATGGAGACAGGCGAGGGGAGCGAACTCTTTCGTAAACACCACATTTCTGGCCAGGTGCTACGCGACGAATTACTACGCCGTGGTTGGATTCATCAGATTCGCCAGCGTAGCGACGGCCCGGCGCAGGTTTTCTGTCATCCTGATTATGCCGGCGAGATCGGCCTCATCATGCCGTATGAAAAAGATTTCTGCGCCACCTGTAACCGTTTGCGTGTTTCGTCCATCGGTAAGCTGCATTTGTGTCTGTTTGGCGAGGGCGGTGTGAGCTTGCGCGATCTGTTGCAGGATGATGCGCAGCAATACGCGCTCGAAGAACGTATTTCCGGCGCGTTGCTGGAAAAAAAGCAGACCCATTTCCTCCATCAGAGTAATACGGGTATTACACAAAATTTATCCTATATTGGCGGTTAA